A part of Toxotes jaculatrix isolate fToxJac2 chromosome 24, fToxJac2.pri, whole genome shotgun sequence genomic DNA contains:
- the abi2b gene encoding abl interactor 2b isoform X8, with product MAELQMLLEEEIPAGRSALLDSFTNLERVAEYCESNYVQSPDKQRALEETKNYTTQSLASVAYLINTLANNVLQMLDIQASQLRRMESSINHISQTVDIHKEKVARREIGILTTNKNTSRTHKIIAPANPERPVRYIRKPIDYSLLDDMGHGVKASAQNMKAGGGGLPRTNPPTQKPPSPPMTGKGTLGSGSSGGSHPSSSRSSSRENSGSGSVGVPIAVPTPAPPTAFPGAPQFYSMNRPVQQPQNPQVGGSLPYRRPSSVTGQPNMAHNQSQLNGGPHFAQNQGPLAPPPPSMQITPQLPLMGFVARVQETISDVPPPPPPADEPVFEEPTPPPPPPEDYEDEEDEEESAVVEYSDPYAEEDPPWAPRNYLEKVVAIYDYTRDKEDELSFQEGAIIYVIKKNDDGWFEGVMNGTTGLFPGNYVESIMHYAD from the exons ATGGCGGAGCTACAAATGCTTCTGGAAGAGGAGATTCCAGCAGGACGAAGCGCACTATTAGACAGTTTTACCAATTTGGAAAGGGTCGCGGAGTACTGCGAGAGCAACTATGTCCAG tctcCAGACAAGCAGAGGGCGCTGGAGGAGACCAAGAACTATACCACCCAGTCTCTGGCCAGCGTAGCCTACCTGATCAACACGCTGGCCAACAATGTCCTGCAGATGCTGGACATCCAGGCCTCACAGCTCCGCCGCATGGAGTCCTCCATCAACCACATCTCACAG ACGGTGGACATCCACAAAGAGAAGGTAGCCCGGCGGGAGATTGGCATCCTCACCACCAACAAGAACACATCCCGCACACACAAGATCATCGCCCCAGCCAATCCAGAGAGGCCCGTGCGCTACATCCGCAAGCCCATTGACTACAGCCTGTTAGACGACATGGGCCACGGAGTGAAG GCCAGCGCCCAGAACATGAAGGCTGGAGGAGGCGGTCTCCCTCGCACCAACCCCCCCACACAGAAGCCCCCCAGCCCGCCCATGACAGGCAAAGGGACCCTTGG CAGTGGGAGCAGCGGAGGCAGCCACCCCAGCAGCAGTCGCAGCAGCAGCCGAGAGAACAGCGGCAGTGGCAGCGTGGGCGTGCCCATCGCTGTGCCGACCCCAGCCCCGCCCACTGCCTTCCCAG GTGCTCCTCAGTTCTACAGCATGAACCGCCCGGTGCAGCAGCCCCAAAACCCGCAGGTGGGTGGCTCCCTGCCGTACCGCCGACCCTCGTCTGTCACCGGTCAGCCCAACATGGCCCACAACCAGAGCCAGCTCAATGGAGGACCGCATTTCGCCCAGAACCAAG GCCCGCTCGcgccccctcccccctccatgCAGATCACCCCTCAGCTGCCTCTGATGGGCTTTGTGGCCCGAGTTCAGGAGACTA TCTCAGATGTGCCGCCCCCACCTCCGCCTGCCGACGAGCCGGTGTTTGAGGAGCCtacacctcctcctccgccgCCAGAGGACTACGAGGATGAAGAGGACGAAGAGGAGTCGGCGGTGGTGGAGTACAGCGACCCCTACGCCGAGGAGGACCCACCCTGGGCCCCACGCAACTACCTGGAGAAAG TGGTCGCCATCTACGACTACACCCGCGACAAAGAAGACGAGCTTTCGTTCCAGGAGGGCGCCATCATCTACGTGATAAAGAAGAACGATGACGGCTGGTTCGAGGGCGTGATGAACGGGACCACGGGCCTCTTCCCCGGAAACTACGTCGAGTCCATCATGCACTACGCCGACTGA
- the abi2b gene encoding abl interactor 2b isoform X10 → MAELQMLLEEEIPAGRSALLDSFTNLERVAEYCESNYVQSPDKQRALEETKNYTTQSLASVAYLINTLANNVLQMLDIQASQLRRMESSINHISQTVDIHKEKVARREIGILTTNKNTSRTHKIIAPANPERPVRYIRKPIDYSLLDDMGHGVKASAQNMKAGGGGLPRTNPPTQKPPSPPMTGKGTLGSGSSGGSHPSSSRSSSRENSGSGSVGVPIAVPTPAPPTAFPGAPQFYSMNRPVQQPQNPQVGGSLPYRRPSSVTGQPNMAHNQSQLNGGPHFAQNQVSDVPPPPPPADEPVFEEPTPPPPPPEDYEDEEDEEESAVVEYSDPYAEEDPPWAPRNYLEKVVAIYDYTRDKEDELSFQEGAIIYVIKKNDDGWFEGVMNGTTGLFPGNYVESIMHYAD, encoded by the exons ATGGCGGAGCTACAAATGCTTCTGGAAGAGGAGATTCCAGCAGGACGAAGCGCACTATTAGACAGTTTTACCAATTTGGAAAGGGTCGCGGAGTACTGCGAGAGCAACTATGTCCAG tctcCAGACAAGCAGAGGGCGCTGGAGGAGACCAAGAACTATACCACCCAGTCTCTGGCCAGCGTAGCCTACCTGATCAACACGCTGGCCAACAATGTCCTGCAGATGCTGGACATCCAGGCCTCACAGCTCCGCCGCATGGAGTCCTCCATCAACCACATCTCACAG ACGGTGGACATCCACAAAGAGAAGGTAGCCCGGCGGGAGATTGGCATCCTCACCACCAACAAGAACACATCCCGCACACACAAGATCATCGCCCCAGCCAATCCAGAGAGGCCCGTGCGCTACATCCGCAAGCCCATTGACTACAGCCTGTTAGACGACATGGGCCACGGAGTGAAG GCCAGCGCCCAGAACATGAAGGCTGGAGGAGGCGGTCTCCCTCGCACCAACCCCCCCACACAGAAGCCCCCCAGCCCGCCCATGACAGGCAAAGGGACCCTTGG CAGTGGGAGCAGCGGAGGCAGCCACCCCAGCAGCAGTCGCAGCAGCAGCCGAGAGAACAGCGGCAGTGGCAGCGTGGGCGTGCCCATCGCTGTGCCGACCCCAGCCCCGCCCACTGCCTTCCCAG GTGCTCCTCAGTTCTACAGCATGAACCGCCCGGTGCAGCAGCCCCAAAACCCGCAGGTGGGTGGCTCCCTGCCGTACCGCCGACCCTCGTCTGTCACCGGTCAGCCCAACATGGCCCACAACCAGAGCCAGCTCAATGGAGGACCGCATTTCGCCCAGAACCAAG TCTCAGATGTGCCGCCCCCACCTCCGCCTGCCGACGAGCCGGTGTTTGAGGAGCCtacacctcctcctccgccgCCAGAGGACTACGAGGATGAAGAGGACGAAGAGGAGTCGGCGGTGGTGGAGTACAGCGACCCCTACGCCGAGGAGGACCCACCCTGGGCCCCACGCAACTACCTGGAGAAAG TGGTCGCCATCTACGACTACACCCGCGACAAAGAAGACGAGCTTTCGTTCCAGGAGGGCGCCATCATCTACGTGATAAAGAAGAACGATGACGGCTGGTTCGAGGGCGTGATGAACGGGACCACGGGCCTCTTCCCCGGAAACTACGTCGAGTCCATCATGCACTACGCCGACTGA
- the abi2b gene encoding abl interactor 2b isoform X9, which translates to MAELQMLLEEEIPAGRSALLDSFTNLERVAEYCESNYVQSPDKQRALEETKNYTTQSLASVAYLINTLANNVLQMLDIQASQLRRMESSINHISQTVDIHKEKVARREIGILTTNKNTSRTHKIIAPANPERPVRYIRKPIDYSLLDDMGHGVKASAQNMKAGGGGLPRTNPPTQKPPSPPMTGKGTLGGSSGGSHPSSSRSSSRENSGSGSVGVPIAVPTPAPPTAFPGAPQFYSMNRPVQQPQNPQVGGSLPYRRPSSVTGQPNMAHNQSQLNGGPHFAQNQAGPLAPPPPSMQITPQLPLMGFVARVQETISDVPPPPPPADEPVFEEPTPPPPPPEDYEDEEDEEESAVVEYSDPYAEEDPPWAPRNYLEKVVAIYDYTRDKEDELSFQEGAIIYVIKKNDDGWFEGVMNGTTGLFPGNYVESIMHYAD; encoded by the exons ATGGCGGAGCTACAAATGCTTCTGGAAGAGGAGATTCCAGCAGGACGAAGCGCACTATTAGACAGTTTTACCAATTTGGAAAGGGTCGCGGAGTACTGCGAGAGCAACTATGTCCAG tctcCAGACAAGCAGAGGGCGCTGGAGGAGACCAAGAACTATACCACCCAGTCTCTGGCCAGCGTAGCCTACCTGATCAACACGCTGGCCAACAATGTCCTGCAGATGCTGGACATCCAGGCCTCACAGCTCCGCCGCATGGAGTCCTCCATCAACCACATCTCACAG ACGGTGGACATCCACAAAGAGAAGGTAGCCCGGCGGGAGATTGGCATCCTCACCACCAACAAGAACACATCCCGCACACACAAGATCATCGCCCCAGCCAATCCAGAGAGGCCCGTGCGCTACATCCGCAAGCCCATTGACTACAGCCTGTTAGACGACATGGGCCACGGAGTGAAG GCCAGCGCCCAGAACATGAAGGCTGGAGGAGGCGGTCTCCCTCGCACCAACCCCCCCACACAGAAGCCCCCCAGCCCGCCCATGACAGGCAAAGGGACCCTTGG TGGGAGCAGCGGAGGCAGCCACCCCAGCAGCAGTCGCAGCAGCAGCCGAGAGAACAGCGGCAGTGGCAGCGTGGGCGTGCCCATCGCTGTGCCGACCCCAGCCCCGCCCACTGCCTTCCCAG GTGCTCCTCAGTTCTACAGCATGAACCGCCCGGTGCAGCAGCCCCAAAACCCGCAGGTGGGTGGCTCCCTGCCGTACCGCCGACCCTCGTCTGTCACCGGTCAGCCCAACATGGCCCACAACCAGAGCCAGCTCAATGGAGGACCGCATTTCGCCCAGAACCAAG CAGGCCCGCTCGcgccccctcccccctccatgCAGATCACCCCTCAGCTGCCTCTGATGGGCTTTGTGGCCCGAGTTCAGGAGACTA TCTCAGATGTGCCGCCCCCACCTCCGCCTGCCGACGAGCCGGTGTTTGAGGAGCCtacacctcctcctccgccgCCAGAGGACTACGAGGATGAAGAGGACGAAGAGGAGTCGGCGGTGGTGGAGTACAGCGACCCCTACGCCGAGGAGGACCCACCCTGGGCCCCACGCAACTACCTGGAGAAAG TGGTCGCCATCTACGACTACACCCGCGACAAAGAAGACGAGCTTTCGTTCCAGGAGGGCGCCATCATCTACGTGATAAAGAAGAACGATGACGGCTGGTTCGAGGGCGTGATGAACGGGACCACGGGCCTCTTCCCCGGAAACTACGTCGAGTCCATCATGCACTACGCCGACTGA